In a single window of the Limisphaerales bacterium genome:
- a CDS encoding DUF1501 domain-containing protein → MIRITSNELTHTCEGATRREFLRIGALGLGGLTLPNMLGVAGEIGGTVRDKAVVMLNLQGGPSQVETFDPKMSAPREYRAMFGEVKTSLPGVTFGSHFPMLAKLAHKMAVVRSYRHGIGSHGPAALHVAAGGNPTGACMASLYARVAGITNPKTGLPNNSILIPAAISPDYKALSAVPQRVTATGSLPPAYKAFDPSKGSTLLEDMKLNLPGGRFDNRRELLQNFDTLRRRVDAQIESATTFEQQAINIVLRGMSAAFDLTKEDPRTIARYDTASIKPDAGTMKRNSYAKQFSPVALGKQMLMARRLVEAGCGFVTVTCTGWDMHGGGKEYTITDGMPVQAPAVDRAASAFIEDLIRRGLYEKVLLVITGEFGRTPKINSKGGRDHWGNLCTLAFAGGGLKMGQIIGASNKTVSEPASDPVSSNQLLGTVMHSLLDIPNLRLRTDLPDDVQRAITNSQPIRQLI, encoded by the coding sequence ATGATTCGCATCACCTCCAATGAACTCACACACACCTGCGAAGGCGCTACGCGGCGGGAGTTTCTGCGCATTGGTGCGCTGGGCCTGGGTGGGTTGACGCTGCCAAACATGCTCGGGGTGGCGGGAGAAATCGGCGGCACTGTGCGCGACAAGGCGGTGGTGATGCTGAACCTGCAAGGCGGCCCGTCGCAAGTGGAAACGTTTGATCCCAAGATGTCTGCGCCGCGCGAGTATCGCGCGATGTTTGGCGAGGTGAAAACCAGCCTGCCGGGCGTCACTTTTGGCAGCCATTTTCCGATGCTCGCGAAGCTGGCCCACAAGATGGCCGTGGTGCGCAGCTATCGGCACGGCATTGGCAGTCACGGTCCGGCCGCGTTGCACGTGGCTGCGGGCGGTAATCCCACCGGCGCATGCATGGCCAGCCTCTATGCGCGGGTGGCGGGGATCACCAATCCCAAAACCGGCCTGCCCAACAACAGTATTCTTATCCCCGCGGCCATCAGCCCGGATTACAAAGCACTGAGTGCTGTGCCCCAGCGCGTGACGGCCACCGGTTCACTGCCGCCAGCGTACAAAGCGTTTGATCCCAGCAAGGGCAGCACGCTACTGGAGGATATGAAACTGAATTTGCCCGGTGGCCGCTTCGATAACCGCCGCGAGCTGCTGCAAAATTTTGATACCCTGCGTCGGCGTGTGGATGCCCAAATCGAGAGCGCCACCACCTTTGAACAGCAGGCGATCAACATCGTGCTGCGCGGCATGAGTGCGGCGTTTGATTTAACGAAAGAAGACCCACGCACGATTGCCCGTTATGACACGGCCAGCATCAAACCCGACGCCGGCACGATGAAACGCAACAGTTACGCCAAACAGTTTTCACCCGTCGCGCTCGGCAAACAAATGCTCATGGCGCGTCGGCTCGTCGAGGCCGGCTGCGGTTTCGTCACCGTCACCTGCACCGGCTGGGATATGCACGGCGGCGGCAAGGAATACACCATCACCGACGGGATGCCGGTGCAGGCTCCGGCGGTCGATCGCGCGGCCAGCGCGTTCATCGAGGATCTCATCCGGCGCGGGCTTTATGAGAAAGTGCTGCTGGTGATCACCGGCGAATTCGGCCGCACACCCAAGATCAATTCAAAAGGTGGCCGCGATCACTGGGGCAACCTTTGCACTCTCGCCTTCGCCGGGGGCGGTCTGAAGATGGGTCAGATTATCGGTGCGTCTAACAAAACCGTCAGCGAACCTGCGAGTGATCCGGTTTCCAGCAATCAACTCCTCGGCACCGTAATGCACTCGTTGCTCGATATCCCCAACCTCCGCCTCCGAACCGATCTCCCAGACGATGTCCAACGCGCGATTACCAACAGCCAGCCGATACGGCAGTTGATTTAG
- a CDS encoding nicotinamide mononucleotide transporter yields MFDYLRDHSFQYFGFDWAAMVFSFLSIYLLGNRNRTGFIMGIIANLFWFSYGLLTESVANMLCSAIITVLQARGWYNWSKSEAEAESNSKSADA; encoded by the coding sequence GTGTTTGATTATTTGCGCGATCATTCTTTTCAATATTTCGGCTTCGACTGGGCGGCCATGGTTTTTTCATTCCTCTCCATTTATTTGTTGGGAAACCGCAACCGCACCGGCTTTATCATGGGGATCATAGCCAATTTGTTTTGGTTCAGTTACGGACTGCTCACGGAGAGCGTCGCCAATATGTTGTGTTCCGCAATCATTACCGTCCTTCAGGCCCGCGGCTGGTACAACTGGAGCAAAAGCGAAGCCGAAGCTGAATCGAACTCAAAATCCGCTGATGCGTGA
- a CDS encoding sulfatase, whose amino-acid sequence MGLLLLPSLSAAPAGKRPNILFVFTDDHAAHAISAYGSKINTTPNMDRLAKEGMLFEKCYVSNSICGPSRAVILTGKYNHLNGYFRNGLTFDGSQLTFPKLLGKAGYATAMIGKWHLKSTPTGFDYFDVLVGQGPYYNPPMKTTDAEGNVVTVRHTGYTTDIITDKALAWLKNDRDQSKPFMLMYQHKAPHRNWQPGPKYLNMFDGETIPEPETLWDNYEGRTSAAHKQAMTIARHLSPNDLKLNAAPGNLTPAQKKIWDAAYGPKNEAFRKANLQGKALVKWKYQRYIKDYLRCVQSVDDNLGRVLDYLDASGLAKNTIVIYSSDQGWYLGDHGWYDKRWMYEESLVMPLLVRWPGVVNPGSRNTDIVSNLDFAETFLDIAGVKIPAEMQGHSLVPLLEGRTPNNWRTHFYYHYYEFPGAHSVARHYGVTNGRHKLIYFYQNDEWELFDLGKDPNELTSVYGNSDYKKVQSDLLAQLKRLRAQYKVPEQDPVRSPRKPSPKKK is encoded by the coding sequence TTGGGGCTGCTTCTGCTGCCATCACTCTCCGCCGCACCCGCCGGCAAACGACCGAACATTTTATTCGTCTTCACCGACGACCACGCGGCGCACGCCATCAGCGCTTATGGCTCCAAGATAAATACCACGCCCAATATGGATCGGCTGGCGAAGGAGGGGATGCTTTTTGAAAAATGTTATGTGAGCAATTCCATTTGCGGGCCAAGCCGTGCGGTGATTCTCACCGGCAAGTATAATCACCTCAACGGTTACTTCCGCAACGGCCTCACCTTCGATGGCTCGCAGCTAACTTTTCCCAAATTGCTCGGCAAGGCTGGCTACGCCACGGCGATGATCGGCAAATGGCATTTGAAAAGCACGCCCACAGGGTTTGATTACTTCGACGTGCTCGTCGGCCAAGGGCCTTATTATAATCCGCCCATGAAAACGACTGATGCGGAAGGCAATGTCGTCACCGTGCGGCACACCGGTTACACGACCGACATCATCACCGACAAAGCGCTGGCGTGGCTCAAGAATGATCGCGATCAATCCAAACCATTCATGCTGATGTACCAACACAAAGCTCCGCATCGCAACTGGCAGCCGGGGCCCAAGTATTTGAATATGTTCGATGGCGAAACCATCCCCGAACCGGAAACTTTGTGGGACAATTACGAAGGCCGCACCTCCGCCGCACACAAACAAGCGATGACCATCGCGCGCCATCTCAGCCCCAACGATCTCAAACTCAACGCCGCCCCCGGCAACCTCACGCCCGCCCAAAAGAAAATCTGGGACGCCGCTTACGGCCCCAAAAACGAAGCCTTCCGCAAAGCCAACCTCCAAGGCAAAGCGTTGGTGAAATGGAAATATCAGCGCTACATCAAAGATTACCTCCGCTGCGTGCAAAGCGTGGACGACAACCTCGGCCGCGTGCTCGATTATCTCGACGCCAGCGGCCTCGCCAAAAACACCATCGTCATTTACAGCAGCGACCAAGGCTGGTACCTCGGCGATCACGGCTGGTACGATAAACGCTGGATGTACGAGGAAAGCCTCGTGATGCCGCTGCTCGTCCGCTGGCCCGGCGTCGTCAACCCCGGCAGCCGCAACACCGACATTGTTTCCAACCTGGACTTTGCCGAAACATTTTTAGACATCGCCGGCGTAAAAATCCCCGCAGAAATGCAGGGCCACAGCCTCGTGCCGCTCCTCGAAGGCCGCACGCCCAACAATTGGCGCACGCATTTTTATTATCACTACTACGAATTCCCCGGCGCCCACAGCGTCGCCCGTCACTACGGCGTCACCAACGGCCGCCACAAACTCATTTACTTTTATCAAAACGACGAGTGGGAACTTTTTGACCTCGGCAAAGATCCCAACGAGCTCACCAGCGTCTACGGAAACAGCGACTACAAAAAAGTGCAGTCCGACCTCCTCGCCCAACTTAAACGCCTCCGCGCCCAATACAAAGTCCCCGAGCAAGACCCCGTCCGGTCACCCCGCAAACCCAGCCCAAAGAAAAAGTAG
- a CDS encoding c-type cytochrome: MNSIRLLLLFLFTLALPAVAQTHIPKSPANRLTYLDDPSPFYPHRDFPKLITPQWVGEDGVEAVVTLGIDDMRAAAGYEKFLRPILERLKKIDGRAPVSIMTCRIAPDDPQVQAWLKEGVSIEVHTLTHPCPLLQKGNFKLAANVVHGGVDLLSQIKGNKPVAYRMPCCDSMNSLSPRFFAEIFNQTSEGGRFLKIDSSVFNITTSKDKSLPREWVLDKDGTERFAKYLPRKATPKHRKGMRTMGSYVGTIEDYPYPYVVNRLCWEFPCTVPSDWEAQNLLGNQSPRMLEDWKRALDVTVRKQGVMNLVFHPHGWSSSDQLVALIDYAQTKYGKKVKFLNFKECAERLEKNLLKGNPLRDKRGWDNGVRIVDLNNDGFMDVVIANKKTKITRQWKPKESKWRETKTPFELSFVLGHKTIAGKALVPDGKFPQKILQALRGLHSNESAKMGVLSKGGGAVIFTSSIGPVVPTVFKWEFIKGEWVWAAGSLPFDFDDVFMFRDVDNDGVCELISAEYEIDKRNSKLTGKMSKTMIHKWNPKRKGWEKFPFNIPENVTIFNEVGREPSLRFIDLNNDGFDDIVFSNEKRWGVYLWETRVNPGLGWKPGWTMAREGKRGDKNAIPMISRGGKQPNNGAWFHSGHLWVQNEDTAHLPDVVDRRSFKQLLDFGGPKPKEPEESRQCFQVREGFAVQLVASEPQVRDPVAFDWGADGKLWVAEMGDYPLGIKGKPGGVVRWLEDADGDGRYEKSTVFLEGLNFPNGVMPWGKGVLISAAPDILYAEDTTGDGRADVRRVLFSGFREGNQQHRMNGFALGLDNWIYAANGDSGGTITSKATGSRTNINGRDFRFKLTGEFEAVAGQTQFGRWRDDWGNWFGNNNPNWLWHYHVPLRYLARNPQLAVGATRRNTFSSNRCFPISAKMVRPNQPQSYGHVTSANSATPYRGGLFGKDFARSVFISEPVHNLVHREVLVPDGVSFKSHRAAGEEKSEFLASTDNWFRPTQLKTGPDGALYIADMYRLVIEHPEWIPSAMQSRVDLRAGHDKGRIWRVVPKDAKLRKVPRLDKLPTLQLVWALDHPNGWQRDTAQRLLIARNDPKTHQRLGSIAANMLRGITSPQARIHALHTLAGLGALKKEILARALRDDHAAVREHAVRLCEGGHEALARQCLADKSPRVLRQLAFTLGQGKGKLVTEGLVYLAVQHPKNADIQLAVKSSAAPHAAAMLKQIFTQKGRPPVDLSNHLLQLATTGKQLDALTTVLADLTSDVRITPGELTIMAGLLDALNARGQTLIDFQKTAPPKLKAALDKTTALFNHARATAANPNATLAERQAAIPLLARGLTPIDADKKTLVKLLAAEHPPALQKIAFATLRKVHQPHLVSALLDSWKTFSPAIRAEAIETFLTRPAWTQTLLAALEKGTLAANQISPAHRQKLTQHADATLRARATELFGKVDPNRAKVIARYAGVGKLNGNAEDGAFLFKANCAVCHRFKNQGNPVGPDLATLAGKPIADWLTGILDPNRAVEDKYVGYVIITRNATAHTGVITAETPTSLTLRTAIGAEQTILRANIKTLQSTGLSLMPPGLEAALPPAALADLLAYLRGE, from the coding sequence ATGAATTCCATTCGGTTGTTGCTGCTGTTTCTCTTTACGTTAGCCCTTCCGGCCGTTGCTCAAACTCACATTCCCAAGAGCCCCGCGAATCGTCTGACTTACCTTGATGATCCGAGTCCGTTTTATCCGCATCGGGATTTTCCCAAGCTCATCACGCCGCAGTGGGTGGGGGAAGACGGGGTGGAGGCGGTGGTCACTTTGGGCATCGATGACATGCGGGCTGCGGCGGGGTATGAGAAATTTTTGCGGCCGATTTTGGAGCGCTTGAAAAAAATCGATGGCCGCGCGCCGGTGAGTATTATGACGTGCCGCATTGCGCCGGATGACCCGCAGGTGCAGGCGTGGTTGAAGGAAGGGGTGAGCATCGAGGTGCACACGCTCACGCATCCGTGTCCTCTTTTGCAGAAGGGCAATTTCAAGCTTGCGGCAAATGTCGTCCACGGCGGGGTGGATTTGCTCAGTCAAATTAAGGGGAACAAACCGGTCGCTTATCGGATGCCGTGTTGCGATTCGATGAACAGTTTGAGCCCGCGCTTCTTTGCGGAGATTTTTAACCAGACCAGCGAGGGCGGGCGGTTTTTGAAAATCGATTCCTCGGTGTTCAACATCACCACCTCCAAGGATAAATCCCTCCCGCGCGAGTGGGTGCTGGACAAGGACGGCACCGAGCGCTTTGCCAAATATCTCCCCCGCAAGGCCACGCCCAAACATCGCAAGGGGATGCGCACGATGGGTTCGTACGTCGGCACGATTGAGGATTATCCGTATCCTTATGTGGTGAACCGCCTATGCTGGGAATTTCCCTGCACGGTGCCGAGCGATTGGGAGGCGCAAAATCTGCTTGGCAATCAAAGCCCGCGGATGCTCGAAGACTGGAAACGCGCCCTCGACGTCACCGTGCGCAAACAAGGCGTGATGAACCTCGTCTTCCACCCCCACGGCTGGAGCAGCTCCGACCAACTCGTCGCCCTCATCGACTACGCGCAAACGAAGTACGGCAAGAAGGTGAAGTTTTTGAATTTCAAAGAATGCGCGGAGCGTTTGGAGAAGAATTTGTTGAAGGGGAATCCGTTGCGCGATAAACGCGGCTGGGACAATGGTGTGCGAATCGTGGACTTAAACAATGACGGTTTTATGGACGTGGTGATTGCCAACAAGAAAACCAAAATCACTCGCCAATGGAAGCCGAAGGAAAGCAAATGGCGAGAAACTAAAACCCCATTCGAATTGTCGTTTGTTCTCGGGCACAAAACCATTGCCGGTAAAGCGTTGGTTCCAGATGGTAAATTTCCTCAAAAAATATTGCAGGCGCTAAGGGGTTTGCATTCAAACGAATCAGCAAAAATGGGCGTGTTAAGCAAGGGCGGAGGTGCAGTGATTTTCACAAGTTCAATAGGTCCAGTTGTCCCAACGGTTTTCAAATGGGAGTTCATCAAAGGAGAATGGGTGTGGGCTGCCGGTAGTCTGCCTTTTGATTTTGATGATGTTTTCATGTTTCGGGATGTTGACAACGACGGAGTTTGTGAATTGATTTCGGCTGAATATGAAATTGATAAACGAAACTCAAAGTTAACGGGCAAAATGTCGAAAACAATGATTCACAAATGGAATCCCAAAAGAAAAGGATGGGAAAAGTTTCCGTTCAACATTCCTGAAAATGTTACCATCTTTAACGAAGTCGGCCGCGAACCCAGCCTCCGCTTCATCGACCTCAACAATGATGGCTTCGACGACATAGTTTTTTCCAATGAAAAACGCTGGGGCGTTTATCTTTGGGAGACGCGGGTGAATCCGGGGTTGGGATGGAAGCCGGGATGGACGATGGCGCGCGAGGGGAAGCGCGGGGACAAGAATGCCATCCCGATGATTTCGCGCGGGGGCAAGCAGCCGAATAATGGCGCGTGGTTTCATAGCGGGCACTTGTGGGTGCAGAACGAGGACACGGCGCATTTGCCGGATGTGGTGGATCGGCGGTCGTTTAAGCAGTTGCTGGATTTCGGCGGGCCGAAGCCGAAGGAGCCGGAGGAAAGTCGCCAATGCTTCCAAGTGCGCGAGGGCTTTGCGGTGCAGCTCGTCGCAAGTGAGCCGCAAGTGCGCGATCCGGTGGCGTTCGACTGGGGCGCGGACGGCAAACTTTGGGTGGCCGAGATGGGTGATTATCCGCTCGGCATCAAGGGCAAACCCGGCGGCGTGGTGCGTTGGCTGGAGGATGCCGATGGCGACGGGCGTTATGAAAAATCGACGGTGTTTCTCGAGGGCCTGAATTTTCCTAATGGCGTGATGCCGTGGGGCAAGGGCGTGCTCATCAGCGCCGCGCCGGACATCCTCTACGCCGAGGACACCACCGGGGATGGCCGCGCCGATGTGCGCCGCGTGCTCTTCAGCGGCTTCCGCGAGGGCAATCAACAGCATCGGATGAATGGCTTCGCACTGGGCTTGGACAACTGGATTTATGCCGCCAACGGCGACAGCGGCGGCACGATCACCAGCAAAGCCACGGGATCGCGCACTAATATAAATGGGCGCGATTTTCGTTTTAAATTGACCGGCGAATTCGAGGCCGTCGCGGGCCAAACGCAGTTCGGCCGCTGGCGCGATGACTGGGGCAACTGGTTCGGCAACAACAACCCCAACTGGTTGTGGCATTATCACGTGCCGTTGCGCTACCTCGCGCGCAATCCGCAGCTCGCCGTGGGGGCCACGCGCCGCAATACGTTTTCCAGCAACCGCTGTTTCCCCATCAGCGCGAAGATGGTGCGCCCGAATCAACCGCAAAGCTACGGCCACGTGACCAGCGCCAACAGTGCCACGCCTTATCGCGGCGGCTTGTTCGGCAAGGATTTTGCGCGCAGCGTGTTCATCAGCGAACCGGTGCACAATCTCGTTCATCGCGAAGTGCTCGTGCCCGACGGCGTGAGTTTCAAGAGCCACCGCGCGGCGGGCGAGGAGAAAAGCGAATTCCTCGCCAGCACCGACAACTGGTTTCGCCCCACGCAACTCAAGACCGGCCCGGACGGCGCGTTGTACATCGCCGATATGTACCGCCTCGTCATCGAGCATCCCGAGTGGATTCCCTCCGCGATGCAAAGCCGCGTGGACCTCCGCGCCGGCCACGACAAAGGCCGCATTTGGCGCGTGGTCCCCAAGGACGCGAAGCTTCGCAAAGTACCGCGCCTCGATAAACTGCCCACGCTGCAACTCGTTTGGGCACTCGACCATCCCAACGGCTGGCAACGTGACACCGCCCAGCGATTGCTCATCGCGCGCAACGACCCGAAAACCCATCAGCGCCTGGGCTCCATTGCCGCCAATATGTTGCGCGGAATCACTTCGCCCCAAGCGCGCATCCACGCCCTGCACACCCTCGCGGGCTTGGGCGCGCTCAAAAAAGAAATCCTCGCCCGCGCCCTGCGCGATGACCACGCCGCCGTCCGCGAACACGCCGTGCGCCTCTGCGAAGGCGGCCACGAAGCCCTCGCCCGCCAATGCCTCGCCGACAAATCCCCGCGCGTCCTTCGTCAACTCGCCTTCACGCTCGGCCAAGGCAAGGGCAAGCTCGTCACCGAAGGCCTCGTGTACCTCGCCGTGCAGCATCCGAAAAATGCTGACATTCAGTTGGCTGTAAAAAGCTCTGCCGCCCCGCACGCCGCCGCGATGCTCAAGCAAATCTTCACCCAAAAAGGCCGCCCACCCGTCGACCTCTCCAATCACCTCCTCCAACTCGCCACCACCGGCAAACAACTCGATGCCCTCACCACCGTGTTGGCTGACCTCACGTCCGACGTCCGCATCACGCCCGGCGAACTCACCATCATGGCCGGCCTCCTCGACGCCCTCAACGCCCGCGGCCAAACCCTCATCGATTTCCAAAAGACCGCTCCGCCAAAACTCAAAGCCGCCCTCGACAAAACCACAGCCCTGTTCAATCACGCCCGCGCCACCGCCGCCAATCCGAATGCCACACTCGCCGAGCGCCAAGCCGCCATCCCCCTCCTTGCCCGTGGCCTCACACCGATTGATGCCGACAAAAAAACGCTCGTCAAATTGCTCGCCGCCGAGCATCCGCCCGCGCTTCAAAAAATTGCTTTCGCCACTTTGCGAAAAGTTCACCAGCCGCATTTGGTTTCCGCGCTGCTCGATAGTTGGAAAACCTTCAGCCCGGCTATTCGCGCTGAAGCGATTGAAACTTTTCTAACCCGGCCCGCGTGGACGCAAACCCTCCTTGCCGCGCTCGAGAAAGGTACTTTGGCCGCGAACCAAATCAGCCCCGCGCACCGGCAGAAATTGACCCAACACGCTGACGCCACCCTCCGCGCGCGCGCCACTGAACTCTTTGGTAAAGTCGATCCCAACCGCGCCAAAGTTATCGCCCGGTATGCCGGTGTTGGAAAACTCAATGGTAACGCCGAGGACGGCGCGTTCCTGTTCAAAGCCAACTGCGCCGTTTGCCATCGATTCAAAAACCAAGGCAACCCCGTCGGCCCCGACCTCGCCACGCTCGCCGGCAAACCCATCGCCGATTGGCTCACCGGCATCCTCGATCCCAACCGCGCCGTGGAAGACAAGTACGTCGGTTACGTCATCATCACCCGCAACGCCACCGCGCACACCGGCGTCATCACCGCCGAGACCCCCACCAGCCTCACCCTGCGCACCGCCATCGGCGCCGAGCAAACCATCCTTCGCGCCAACATTAAAACCCTCCAAAGCACCGGCCTCTCCCTAATGCCCCCCGGCCTCGAAGCCGCGTTGCCGCCTGCCGCGTTGGCCGATTTGCTGGCTTACTTGCGCGGGGAGTGA